One genomic window of Mycteria americana isolate JAX WOST 10 ecotype Jacksonville Zoo and Gardens chromosome 6, USCA_MyAme_1.0, whole genome shotgun sequence includes the following:
- the CHRNA5 gene encoding neuronal acetylcholine receptor subunit alpha-5: protein MAELGAWLRCGRPLLLLTCLFAPFLGQPGTGPAARAPYAGISEPSFIAKSEDRLFKHLFEDYQRWVRPVERLNDTIKIKFGLAISQLVDVDEKNQLMTTNVWLKQEWIDVKLRWNPEDYAGITSIRVPSDSIWIPDIVLYDNADGRFEGTSTKTVVKYDGTIAWTPPANYKSSCTIDVTFFPFDLQNCSMKFGSWTYDGSQVDIILEDYDVDKRDFFDNGEWEIVTATGSKGNRTDGCCWYPFVTYSFIIRRLPLFYTLFLIIPCIGLSFLTVLVFYLPSNEGEKISLCTSVLVSLTVFLLVIEEIIPSSSKVIPLIGEYLVFTMIFVTLSIVITVFAINIHHRSSSTHNAMAPWVRKIFLHKLPKLLCMRSHVDRYFAQKEETGNMNGSESSRNTLEAALDSIRYITRHVMKENEVREVVEDWKFIAQVLDRMFLWTFLLVSIIGSLVLFIPVIHKWASIIVPMHIGTTNA, encoded by the exons GTATATCTGAACCTTCTTTTATTGCTAAAAGTGAAGATCGtttgtttaaacatttatttgaagaCTATCAAAGATGGGTTCGTCCAGTGGAACGTTTGAATGACACAATAAAAATCAAGTTTGGCCTTGCAATCTCTCAGCTAGTAGATGTG GATGAGAAAAATCAATTGATGACAACAAATGTCTGGTTGAAACAG GAATGGATAGATGTAAAATTAAGGTGGAATCCTGAAGACTATGCTGGAATAACATCTATTCGTGTCCCATCAGATTCTATTTGGATTCCAGATATTGTGTTGTATGACAA tgcagatGGACGTTTTGAGGGGACATCTACAAAAACCGTGGTAAAATATGATGGCACCATTGCTTGGACTCCACCAGCAAACTACAAAAGTTCTTGTACTATTGATGTAACCTTCTTCCCCTTTGACCTCCAAAATTGCTCTATGAAATTTGGTTCTTGGACTTACGATGGCTCACAGGTTGATATAATTCTTGAAGATTATGATGTtgacaaaagagacttttttgATAATGGAGAATGGGAAATAGTGACTGCAACAGGGAGCAAAGGAAATAGGACTGATGGATGCTGCTGGTATCCTTTTGTTACATATTCATTTATAATTAGACGTTTGCCACTTTTTTACACGTTGTTTCTCATTATTCCTTGTATTGGCCTTTCATTTCTAACTGTCCTTGTCTTCTATCTTCCTTCAAATGAAGGTGAAAAAATTTCACTTTGCACTTCAGTACTGGTATCtttgactgtttttcttcttgttattgaAGAGATTATTCCATCATCTTCTAAAGTTATCCCACTTATAGGAGAGTACTTGGTGTTTACTATGATATTTGTGACATTGTCCATTGTGATAACTGTCTTTGCTATCAATATTCATCACCGCTCTTCGTCTACACACAATGCTATGGCACCTTGGGTTCGCAAGATATTTCTTCACAAACTTCCCAAGCTGCTTTGCATGAGAAGTCATGTAGATAGATACTTTGCTCAGAAGGAGGAAACAGGAAATATGAATGGATCAGAATCATCTAGGAACACCTTGGAAGCAGCTCTAGATTCTATCCGATATATTACAAGACATGTTATGAAGGAGAATGAAGTTCGTGAG GTTGTTGAAGACTGGAAATTTATTGCTCAGGTGCTTGATCGAATGTTCTTATGgacttttcttctggtttcaatAATTGGATCACTTGTGTTATTTATTCCTGTTATTCATAAATGGGCAAGTATAATAGTACCTATGCATATAGGCACtacaaatgcataa